Proteins co-encoded in one Prunus persica cultivar Lovell chromosome G6, Prunus_persica_NCBIv2, whole genome shotgun sequence genomic window:
- the LOC18773553 gene encoding beta-glucosidase 12: protein IAEKITDGSNGDVAIDQYHRYKEDVAIMKDMGLDAYRFSISWSRLLPNGKLSGGINKKGIEYYNNLTNELLRNGIEPLVTLFHWDVPKALVDEYGGLLSPRIVDDFKAYANLCYKEFGDQVKHWTTLNEPHTISNHGYTIGIHAPGRCSDWYNPKCLGGDSGTEPYLVTHNLLIARAAAVKLYREKYQACQNGVIGITVVSHLFEPASESQQDKDAAFQALDFMYGWFMDPLTRGDYPQIMRSILGARLPNFTEKQSNSLNGSYDYIGINYYSARYASAYPKDYSVPTPPSYLTDVHVNVTTADLNEVPIGPRAASDWLYVYPKGLYDLVLYTKEKYNDPIMYITENGMDEFNNPKLSLEQALNDANRIDYYYHHLCYLQEAMKEGANVQGYFAWSLLDNFEWSEGYTVRFGINYIDYDNGLERHSKLSMHWFKSFLKRSSISKKKIRRCGNNNGRATKFVYQI from the exons GAAGATGTGGCAATTATGAAGGATATGGGGTTGGATGCTTATAGGTTCTCTATCTCATGGTCCAGATTGTTACCAA atGGAAAACTAAGTGGTGGAATTAACAAGAAGGGAATCGAATACTACAATAATCTCACCAATGAACTCCTACGCAATG GTATAGAGCCATTAGTGACACTCTTTCATTGGGATGTTCCCAAAGCATTAGTAGACGAATATGGTGGTTTGTTAAGCCCTCGTAttgt CGATGACTTTAAAGCATACGCAAACCTTTGTTATAAGGAATTTGGTGATCAAGTAAAGCATTGGACCACACTTAATGAACCACATACCATTAGTAACCATGGTTACACAATCGGGATCCATGCTCCAGGACGATGCTCTGATTGGTATAACCCAAAATGCCTTGGTGGAGATTCGGGTACTGAACCATATTTAGTGACACACAATCTACTCATTGCTCGTGCAGCTGCTGTAAAATTGTACAGGGAAAAATATCAA GCATGTCAAAATGGTGTCATAGGAATAACTGTTGTATCACATTTGTTTGAGCCCGCTTCGGAGTCACAACAAGATAAAGACGCTGCATTTCAAgctttggattttatgtatgGATG GTTTATGGACCCATTGACAAGAGGTGACTACCCGCAGATCATGCGATCTATTCTTGGTGCACGGTTACCAAATTTCACGGAAAAACAATCTAATTCATTGAATGGGTCATATGACTATATTGGAATAAACTACTACTCTGCTAGATATGCAAGCGCTTATCCTAAGGATTATTCTGTACCTACACCTCCAAGCTACCTAACAGATGTTCATGTTAATGTTACAA CAGCTGATCTTAATGAGGTCCCCATTGGTCCACGG GCTGCTTCAGACTGGTTATATGTTTACCCAAAAGGACTTTACGATCTTGTACTCTACACAAAGGAAAAGTATAATGATCCAATTATGTACATTACTGAGAAtg GCATGGATGAGTTCAATAATCCCAAATTATCACTCGAGCAAGCCCTTAATGATGCTAATAGAATTGACTACTACTATCACCACCTTTGTTACCTCCAAGAAGCAATGAA GGAGGGTGCTAATGTGCAGGGATACTTTGCATGGTCTTTGCTAGACAACTTTGAATGGAGCGAAGGATATACTGTTCGATTTGGTATCAACTATATTGACTATGACAATGGACTGGAAAGACACTCAAAACTCTCGATGCACTGGTTCAAAAGTTTTCTCAAGAGATCCTCAATTAGTAAGAAGAAAATCCGAAGATGTGGGAACAATAATGGTAGGGCTACCAAATTTGTgtatcaaatttga